One stretch of Methylopila sp. 73B DNA includes these proteins:
- a CDS encoding autotransporter assembly complex family protein, which translates to MRRSLLVGAAAAALCAGGIAHAQQDAPPAATSAAASAVAGVSYVTTVSVVGEDAAVQKIVDDTSTLKSLQKDSPPGAAGLVGRAKVDIERLAAALMATGRYGAIVDVTIAGVSVTTTSAPDVAQRSRRPVPVVIKVDPGPVFTIGRVAIRNAERSTVLPRIEPAKIGLAPGAPAPSSAVFGAEAKIVDQLRRDGYPFAKVANREVIADHAAKKLDVTIDVAAGPRAPFGQISINGTKDVDPTVVRGRVPFEPGDRYDPEKMVELRDELAKLDVFSSIRVKEGTAPDAQGRVSVTIDVEEKKFRYVGAAAKYSTTDGASVSAYWGHRNLFGGAEKLRVEASASRLISNDPKDYEYAVKTSFEKPGIWGGFDDLLAEVEAMRERPDAYWRDGARAAVAIRRRLTSDLSIQAGLEVEASTIRDTFGEKDFLLVGLPLGATFDNTDSKLDPTEGFRATLTAAPYFNTTGDAPSLNIIKGQVSAYQKLDEDARFIAAGRIGFGSIIGPSAIEDVPANRRFFAGGGGSIRGFAYQSASPHCDSSLPTPRRALDCKKDTPVGGRSLLEASAEMRIKITDTIGVVPFVDAGAAFDKTYPDFGEDIRVGAGVGLRYYTAIGPIRFDVATPVMGKTKNDPLVAFYVSVGQSF; encoded by the coding sequence GTGCGCCGGTCTTTGTTGGTCGGCGCGGCTGCGGCCGCGCTGTGCGCGGGAGGAATCGCGCACGCCCAGCAGGACGCGCCGCCCGCCGCAACCTCCGCCGCGGCGTCCGCCGTCGCCGGCGTTTCCTACGTCACCACCGTGTCCGTCGTCGGGGAAGACGCCGCGGTTCAGAAGATCGTCGACGACACCTCCACCCTCAAGTCTCTCCAGAAGGACTCCCCGCCGGGCGCCGCCGGCCTCGTCGGGCGCGCCAAGGTCGACATAGAGCGGCTCGCCGCCGCGCTGATGGCCACCGGCCGTTATGGCGCAATCGTCGACGTGACCATCGCGGGCGTGTCCGTGACGACGACCAGCGCGCCTGACGTGGCGCAGCGGTCGCGGCGACCGGTGCCGGTGGTGATCAAGGTCGATCCCGGCCCGGTGTTCACGATCGGCCGGGTCGCGATTCGCAATGCGGAACGCTCCACCGTCCTGCCCCGGATCGAGCCCGCCAAGATCGGTCTCGCGCCGGGCGCGCCGGCGCCCTCGTCGGCGGTCTTCGGCGCGGAAGCCAAGATCGTCGACCAGTTGCGACGCGACGGCTACCCTTTCGCCAAGGTCGCGAACCGAGAGGTGATCGCCGACCACGCGGCGAAGAAGCTCGACGTGACCATCGACGTCGCGGCCGGACCGCGTGCGCCGTTCGGCCAGATTTCCATCAACGGCACGAAGGACGTCGATCCGACGGTGGTCCGCGGTCGTGTGCCGTTCGAACCCGGCGATCGCTACGATCCGGAGAAAATGGTCGAGCTGCGGGACGAACTCGCCAAGCTCGACGTGTTCTCCTCGATCCGCGTGAAGGAAGGAACCGCGCCCGACGCCCAGGGGCGCGTTTCGGTGACGATCGACGTCGAGGAGAAGAAGTTCCGCTACGTCGGCGCCGCCGCAAAGTACAGCACCACCGACGGGGCGAGCGTCAGCGCCTACTGGGGCCACCGCAACCTGTTCGGCGGCGCGGAGAAGCTGCGGGTGGAGGCGAGCGCCTCGCGCCTGATCAGCAACGACCCGAAGGACTACGAGTACGCGGTCAAGACCTCGTTCGAGAAGCCCGGGATCTGGGGCGGCTTTGACGACCTGCTGGCGGAGGTCGAAGCGATGCGCGAGCGTCCCGACGCCTACTGGCGCGACGGCGCCCGCGCCGCCGTCGCCATCCGCCGCCGCCTCACCAGCGACCTCTCGATCCAGGCCGGTCTCGAAGTCGAGGCCTCGACGATCCGGGACACGTTCGGCGAAAAGGATTTCCTTCTCGTCGGCCTGCCGCTCGGCGCGACCTTCGACAACACCGACAGCAAACTCGATCCCACTGAGGGCTTCCGTGCGACCCTGACGGCCGCGCCCTACTTCAACACGACCGGCGACGCGCCCTCGTTGAACATCATCAAGGGGCAGGTCTCGGCCTACCAGAAACTGGACGAGGACGCCCGGTTCATCGCGGCGGGGCGGATCGGCTTCGGCTCGATCATCGGGCCGAGCGCGATCGAGGACGTGCCGGCGAACCGACGCTTCTTCGCGGGCGGCGGCGGTTCGATCCGCGGCTTCGCCTACCAGAGCGCGAGCCCGCACTGCGATTCGTCGCTGCCGACGCCGAGGCGCGCGCTCGACTGCAAGAAGGACACGCCGGTCGGCGGCCGGAGCCTGCTCGAGGCCTCCGCGGAGATGCGGATCAAGATCACCGACACCATCGGCGTCGTGCCCTTCGTCGACGCGGGCGCCGCCTTCGACAAGACCTATCCGGACTTCGGCGAGGACATCCGCGTCGGCGCGGGCGTCGGCCTGCGCTATTACACCGCGATCGGACCCATTCGATTCGACGTGGCGACGCCGGTCATGGGCAAGACGAAGAACGATCCGCTGGTCGCGTTCTACGTAAGCGTCGGACAGTCGTTCTGA
- a CDS encoding translocation/assembly module TamB domain-containing protein — MAILKRALIVLVVLLMIPVLLAAGLFLFARTETGLATIANLAQTYGSTADSKIAIGKIEGSFPDDLTVRDLALADRDGVWLTIDRVRLAWAPLALFSRKVQVEALELGRVDVARTPNLPASTEPEPVSDPNAPLIPDLPVEIELKRLAVDDLNLAQALMGVPARLAADMSASLRNPRDGVDARFDVRRIDGVAGRIKGSASFAPQTERFQISIRGGEPAGGLIARLADMPGQPPIDIGIEGGGTPDALRVQAALTAGDRGRLDAVVELAGEGAGRRVKLSLDGDVGRIAPPAYAALVDGPTKASIDAFVPAEGAIRIADAVFDLPAARLAAKGAVDLAAETLDVTYDLKAGDVSRFAALLPPGIAWGAISAVGAAKGPFTHPHVVATVDGTGLNATQGGAATAHITLDAEPNGPLTDDATRIAAKGTIDAKSVTFADDRLLAGAGRDLTAAFDLVATVAGAADIAKADVALGDIKASYVGAVSADMAKGKATLAAADLSPLSALSGRTLAGSANLAADVDVAFDLSRLAVAANGAGKGLKVGVEQVDALTGGDLAITGGVTRAENGSFAFNGLKVTGKHVALAADGSATLQDADVTFRAEVEDLNLVDPRAAGRATLDGKLTGRLDDLAVTAKLAVPDGRAMDRVIKDLTVDVDATDVTDAVGGVVRLGGSLDGKPVRGQARLVTEADGARRLEDVDLVVATASVKGGVSITPAGLATGRVTIGAPDLAEVGALALTELGGRLSADIGLSVENGVQKAVVTANGADIAAPGARVGKIDVAATVLDPTGKITVDGVVNGAGIAAGGQVIERLAVKANGAPDGMDVTADVTALGAAASAAGRVVYAPAETRIDLSKLNLKGGGQDASLAGPAKVRLVGSDVFIDAFALKAGQGGALDLSGKAGQMLDLSVAIRDLPLALANAFAPDLGVRGALGATAKVTGPATAPVADFDVTMRDLSVAQTRAADVGALTVATKGRYAGDRVTTDTTVTGPDGLRLTAVGSAPIAAGDLDMDVAIRALPLKLANGFVDGIGLAGQLNGDAKVTGPIAAPRGTYAAKIDGFTSSRAKGVPAVAIETKGELQGVRVTTDTVITGGGGVRATAKGSAPIGAGPLDMDIAIAELPLSLANAFMPELGLAGRLQGGAKVTGPVSAPRGGYDFKITGLTAAQAKGVPALQVTTKGELEGNRITTNTEVTGGGGLRLTARGAAPVGAGDLDMTVELRSVPLALANGFSPGLGAQGTLQGDAKVSGPIAAPRGTYTLKVSNLSTAQTRGAGVPAAQIDSKGRLEGVRVVTDTVVTGAGGLRVTANGSAPLGQGNLDLRVVGRAPLAFLNDTLSVSGDRVDGAASFDVRVGGTTSAPAIDGTARLENASYSNRASGLQLRGIQAVVAGNGTNVEVRSLRATTRNGGTISGSGRVAVDPGRGFPGEIRIQAQNAEVVGTDIVTAVIDSNLTLQGALARRPVVSGNIRARSVEIQIPDRLPAQYTPLEGVKHRGAPARVTSQLKAVNAGQKTARSEDGFLATLDIDVQANDRIFIRGMGITSEAGGSIKLAGTSANPQPVGAFELRSGRGQIVVIGQRLTFTRGSVSFAGDLDPTLDFLAETKARDITAQVVVTGTASRPQINFTSQPALPTDEVLARLLFKKSAGELNASEALQLAQGLAQYTGGAGSGALDSVRKSLGVDVLDVTAGDGQGGGPAVGVGRYISDNIYLGVRQGTSPDSSRVTVDIDVTKNVKVQGETGASGDASAGVAVEWDY; from the coding sequence ATGGCCATTCTGAAGCGTGCGCTGATCGTCCTCGTCGTCCTGTTGATGATCCCGGTCCTTCTGGCCGCCGGGCTGTTTTTGTTCGCCCGCACAGAGACCGGCCTCGCGACGATCGCGAACCTCGCCCAGACCTACGGCAGCACGGCGGACTCGAAGATCGCGATCGGCAAGATCGAGGGATCGTTCCCTGACGATCTCACGGTCCGCGACCTCGCTCTGGCCGATCGCGACGGCGTCTGGCTGACGATCGACCGGGTGCGTCTCGCCTGGGCCCCGCTCGCTCTGTTTTCTCGCAAGGTGCAGGTCGAGGCACTGGAGCTCGGTCGCGTGGACGTCGCGCGCACGCCGAACCTGCCGGCCTCGACCGAGCCCGAGCCGGTTTCCGATCCCAACGCGCCGCTGATCCCCGACCTGCCCGTCGAGATCGAGCTGAAGCGCCTTGCGGTTGATGATCTCAATCTGGCTCAGGCGCTCATGGGCGTGCCCGCGCGCCTCGCCGCCGACATGTCCGCATCGCTCCGCAACCCGCGAGACGGCGTCGACGCTCGCTTCGACGTGCGACGCATCGACGGCGTCGCGGGACGGATCAAGGGCTCGGCGAGCTTCGCGCCGCAGACCGAGCGGTTCCAGATCTCGATCCGCGGCGGCGAGCCCGCCGGCGGGCTGATCGCCCGCCTGGCCGACATGCCCGGCCAGCCGCCGATCGACATCGGGATCGAGGGCGGCGGGACGCCCGACGCGCTGCGCGTGCAGGCGGCGCTGACTGCGGGAGACCGCGGCCGGCTCGACGCCGTGGTGGAGCTCGCGGGCGAGGGGGCCGGACGTCGCGTCAAGCTCTCGCTCGACGGCGATGTCGGGCGCATTGCGCCGCCCGCCTACGCCGCGCTCGTGGATGGTCCGACGAAGGCGAGCATCGACGCCTTCGTGCCCGCAGAGGGCGCAATCCGCATCGCCGACGCCGTATTCGATCTGCCGGCGGCGCGTCTTGCCGCCAAGGGCGCGGTCGATCTGGCGGCCGAGACGCTCGACGTCACCTATGACCTGAAAGCAGGCGACGTCTCGCGCTTCGCCGCTCTGCTGCCGCCCGGCATCGCCTGGGGCGCGATCTCCGCGGTCGGCGCCGCGAAGGGGCCGTTCACGCATCCCCACGTCGTGGCGACGGTGGACGGAACCGGCCTGAACGCGACTCAGGGCGGCGCGGCGACCGCGCATATCACGCTCGACGCGGAACCGAACGGACCGCTTACCGACGATGCGACTCGGATCGCGGCCAAGGGGACGATCGACGCCAAGAGCGTCACCTTCGCGGACGACCGGTTGCTCGCAGGGGCCGGCCGGGATCTGACGGCGGCGTTCGACCTGGTCGCCACCGTCGCGGGCGCCGCAGACATCGCGAAGGCGGACGTGGCGCTTGGCGACATCAAGGCGTCCTACGTCGGCGCCGTCTCGGCCGACATGGCGAAGGGCAAGGCGACGCTTGCCGCCGCCGATCTCTCGCCGCTGTCCGCGCTTTCGGGACGCACATTGGCGGGCTCCGCCAACCTCGCCGCCGACGTCGACGTGGCGTTCGATCTGTCGCGTCTCGCGGTGGCGGCGAACGGGGCGGGCAAGGGTCTGAAAGTCGGCGTCGAGCAGGTCGACGCGCTGACTGGCGGCGACCTCGCGATTACGGGCGGCGTGACGCGGGCCGAGAACGGCTCGTTCGCGTTCAACGGGCTGAAGGTCACCGGCAAGCACGTCGCGCTGGCGGCCGACGGCTCCGCGACTCTGCAGGACGCGGACGTCACCTTCCGCGCCGAGGTCGAGGACCTCAACCTCGTCGATCCCCGCGCGGCCGGCCGCGCCACGCTCGATGGCAAGCTCACGGGCCGGCTCGACGATCTCGCCGTGACGGCGAAGCTCGCGGTTCCGGACGGGCGGGCGATGGACCGGGTCATCAAGGACCTCACCGTCGACGTCGATGCGACGGACGTGACGGACGCGGTCGGCGGGGTCGTCCGTCTCGGCGGCTCGCTTGACGGCAAGCCCGTGCGGGGCCAGGCGCGCCTCGTCACCGAGGCCGACGGGGCGCGCAGGCTCGAGGACGTCGACCTCGTCGTCGCGACGGCGAGCGTGAAGGGCGGCGTCTCGATCACCCCCGCGGGTCTCGCGACCGGCCGGGTGACGATCGGCGCGCCCGACCTCGCGGAAGTCGGCGCGCTGGCGCTGACGGAGCTTGGCGGCCGGCTGTCCGCGGACATCGGGCTTTCCGTCGAGAACGGCGTGCAGAAAGCGGTTGTGACGGCGAATGGCGCGGACATCGCCGCGCCGGGCGCGCGCGTCGGCAAGATCGACGTGGCGGCCACAGTGCTCGATCCGACCGGCAAGATCACCGTGGACGGCGTGGTCAACGGGGCCGGGATCGCCGCCGGCGGCCAGGTCATCGAGCGTCTCGCGGTGAAGGCGAACGGCGCGCCGGACGGCATGGACGTGACGGCCGACGTGACGGCGCTCGGAGCCGCGGCCTCGGCGGCTGGTCGCGTGGTCTACGCGCCGGCCGAGACCCGCATCGACCTGTCAAAGCTGAACTTGAAGGGCGGCGGCCAGGACGCGAGCCTCGCAGGCCCCGCCAAAGTGCGGCTCGTCGGATCGGACGTATTCATCGACGCCTTCGCGTTGAAGGCGGGGCAGGGCGGCGCACTCGACCTTTCGGGCAAGGCCGGCCAGATGCTCGACCTCTCCGTCGCCATCCGCGACCTGCCGCTCGCGCTGGCCAACGCCTTCGCGCCGGACCTCGGCGTGCGCGGCGCGCTGGGCGCGACGGCCAAGGTCACCGGGCCCGCCACGGCCCCGGTCGCCGACTTCGACGTCACGATGCGCGACCTCTCGGTGGCCCAGACCCGGGCGGCCGACGTCGGCGCGCTGACGGTCGCGACCAAGGGGCGCTACGCCGGCGACCGCGTGACGACCGACACCACCGTGACCGGCCCGGACGGGCTGCGGCTCACGGCCGTCGGCTCCGCTCCGATCGCCGCGGGCGATCTCGACATGGACGTCGCGATCCGCGCCCTGCCGCTGAAGCTCGCGAACGGTTTCGTCGACGGTATTGGCCTCGCCGGTCAGCTTAACGGCGACGCCAAGGTGACCGGTCCGATCGCGGCTCCGCGCGGAACCTATGCGGCCAAGATCGACGGCTTCACCTCGTCGAGGGCGAAGGGCGTCCCGGCCGTCGCGATCGAGACCAAGGGCGAGCTCCAGGGCGTTCGCGTCACCACCGACACGGTGATCACCGGCGGCGGCGGCGTTCGGGCCACGGCGAAAGGGTCGGCGCCCATCGGCGCCGGGCCGCTCGACATGGACATCGCGATCGCTGAATTGCCCCTGTCGCTTGCGAACGCCTTCATGCCGGAGCTTGGTCTGGCGGGCCGGCTCCAGGGCGGCGCTAAGGTCACCGGCCCCGTCTCCGCGCCGCGCGGCGGCTACGACTTCAAGATCACCGGTCTCACGGCGGCTCAAGCCAAGGGCGTTCCGGCGCTGCAGGTCACGACCAAGGGCGAGCTCGAAGGCAATCGGATCACCACCAACACCGAAGTGACCGGTGGCGGCGGGCTGCGTCTGACGGCGAGGGGGGCTGCGCCGGTCGGCGCGGGCGACCTCGACATGACGGTGGAGCTCCGCAGTGTTCCGCTGGCGCTGGCGAACGGTTTCTCCCCCGGCCTCGGCGCGCAGGGCACGCTGCAAGGCGACGCCAAGGTCTCAGGGCCCATCGCCGCGCCGCGCGGGACTTACACGCTGAAGGTCTCGAACCTCTCGACCGCGCAGACGCGCGGCGCGGGCGTGCCGGCTGCGCAGATCGACAGCAAAGGCCGGCTCGAAGGCGTGCGCGTCGTGACGGACACGGTCGTCACCGGCGCGGGCGGGCTTCGGGTTACGGCGAACGGCTCGGCGCCGCTCGGACAGGGGAACCTCGATCTCCGCGTCGTCGGACGCGCGCCGCTCGCCTTCCTCAACGACACGCTCTCGGTGTCCGGGGACCGCGTCGACGGCGCCGCGAGTTTCGACGTCAGGGTCGGCGGAACGACGTCTGCGCCCGCGATCGACGGCACGGCGCGGCTCGAGAACGCGTCCTACTCAAACCGCGCCTCGGGTCTTCAGCTCCGCGGCATCCAGGCGGTGGTCGCCGGCAATGGAACGAACGTCGAGGTTCGGAGCCTCCGCGCCACCACGCGCAACGGCGGCACGATCTCGGGCTCCGGACGGGTGGCGGTCGATCCCGGCCGCGGCTTCCCCGGCGAGATCCGCATCCAGGCGCAGAACGCTGAGGTCGTTGGGACCGACATCGTCACCGCGGTGATCGACAGCAACCTCACGCTCCAGGGGGCGCTCGCCCGCAGGCCGGTCGTCTCCGGCAACATCCGCGCGCGGTCCGTGGAGATTCAGATCCCGGATCGGCTGCCGGCTCAGTACACGCCGCTCGAAGGCGTGAAGCACCGGGGCGCGCCGGCCCGCGTGACGTCGCAGCTCAAGGCCGTGAACGCCGGCCAGAAGACGGCGCGGTCGGAAGACGGGTTCCTCGCGACCCTCGACATCGACGTGCAGGCCAACGACCGCATCTTCATCCGCGGCATGGGCATCACGTCGGAAGCCGGCGGTTCGATCAAGCTGGCCGGAACCTCCGCCAATCCGCAGCCCGTCGGCGCCTTCGAACTGCGCTCGGGCCGTGGGCAGATCGTGGTCATCGGCCAGCGGCTGACCTTCACCCGCGGTTCGGTGTCGTTCGCCGGCGATCTTGATCCGACGCTCGATTTCCTCGCCGAGACCAAGGCGCGGGACATCACCGCCCAGGTCGTCGTGACCGGGACCGCGTCGCGGCCGCAGATCAACTTCACCTCGCAGCCGGCGCTGCCGACCGACGAGGTGTTGGCGCGCCTGCTGTTCAAGAAGTCGGCGGGCGAACTGAACGCGAGCGAAGCGCTGCAACTGGCGCAGGGGCTTGCGCAGTACACCGGCGGCGCCGGCTCCGGGGCGCTCGACAGCGTGCGCAAGAGCCTCGGCGTGGACGTGCTCGACGTTACGGCCGGCGACGGGCAGGGCGGGGGGCCGGCGGTCGGCGTCGGCCGCTACATCTCGGACAACATCTATCTCGGCGTTCGACAGGGCACGAGCCCGGACTCGAGCCGGGTCACCGTCGACATCGACGTCACGAAGAACGTGAAGGTCCAGGGCGAGACGGGCGCGAGCGGCGACGCGTCCGCCGGCGTCGCCGTGGAATGGGACTACTAG
- a CDS encoding SRPBCC family protein translates to MKFQLLAAAAALLVGFAGAAEAHGPTRQKTTQSIEINAAPDKVWTVIGNFQDMSWLPPVEKTEGAGGNDKDATRTLTLKGGATVKEQLSKYDADAKSYAYKITEVDVKVLPVSNYSSHISVKGEGDKSTVTWQGAFYRGFPNNDPPPELSDEAAIKAVNELYQAGLASVKEKVEKGS, encoded by the coding sequence ATGAAGTTTCAACTGCTCGCCGCGGCGGCGGCGTTGTTGGTCGGCTTCGCCGGCGCGGCCGAGGCTCATGGCCCGACGCGCCAGAAGACCACCCAGTCGATCGAGATCAACGCGGCCCCGGACAAGGTCTGGACCGTGATCGGTAATTTCCAGGACATGAGCTGGCTGCCGCCGGTCGAGAAGACCGAGGGCGCCGGCGGAAACGACAAGGACGCGACGCGCACGCTGACGCTCAAGGGCGGAGCGACCGTCAAGGAGCAGCTGTCGAAGTACGACGCCGACGCCAAGAGCTACGCCTACAAGATCACCGAAGTGGACGTGAAGGTGCTGCCCGTCAGCAACTACTCCTCGCACATCAGCGTCAAAGGCGAGGGCGACAAGTCGACGGTGACGTGGCAAGGGGCGTTCTACCGCGGCTTCCCGAACAACGACCCGCCGCCGGAGCTCTCCGACGAGGCCGCGATCAAGGCCGTGAACGAGCTCTACCAGGCCGGCCTCGCTTCGGTGAAGGAAAAGGTCGAGAAGGGAAGCTGA
- a CDS encoding beta-propeller fold lactonase family protein, which yields MRAALVALSLVVAGAACADEAFVTNQTGDDLTVLDLADGKAVATIPIGGKPAGVAVSADGARVYVTSPEGKSLAVIDAGARKVIDRIPLEGGPLGVAVHPSGSPVFVADWYAKHILVVDPVARAVIARVDVGASPSGLAVTPDGATLLSADRDSDQVSFVDLKTLQRVATVPVGQRPFGVTIDRDGRRAYTANVASNDVSVIDIATQKVVGVVTVGERPYVVGLAGGKAFVSNQYAESVSVFDVSTLQTLATIPVGEYPEGVGVSTDQTKIYVANWFSNAMSVIDVATLKVEKSFDVGDGPRAFGAFIRATPVQAKP from the coding sequence ATGCGCGCGGCGCTCGTCGCGCTCAGCCTCGTCGTCGCAGGCGCCGCCTGCGCCGACGAGGCCTTCGTCACGAACCAGACCGGCGACGATCTCACCGTGCTCGACTTGGCCGACGGCAAGGCGGTGGCGACCATCCCGATCGGGGGAAAGCCCGCCGGCGTGGCCGTGAGCGCGGACGGCGCGCGCGTCTACGTCACCAGTCCCGAGGGCAAATCGCTCGCGGTGATCGACGCCGGAGCGCGGAAGGTGATCGACCGAATACCGCTCGAAGGCGGCCCGCTGGGCGTGGCGGTTCATCCTAGCGGATCGCCGGTCTTTGTGGCGGACTGGTATGCGAAGCACATCCTGGTCGTCGATCCCGTCGCGCGGGCTGTGATCGCCCGCGTTGACGTCGGCGCGTCGCCTTCTGGCCTCGCCGTGACGCCGGACGGCGCGACGCTGCTGTCGGCGGACCGCGACTCCGACCAGGTGTCGTTTGTCGATCTGAAGACGCTGCAACGCGTCGCCACGGTTCCCGTCGGCCAGCGGCCGTTCGGTGTGACGATCGACCGGGACGGTCGACGCGCTTACACGGCGAACGTCGCAAGCAATGATGTGTCCGTGATAGATATTGCGACCCAAAAGGTGGTGGGCGTCGTGACGGTCGGCGAACGGCCCTATGTCGTCGGTCTGGCCGGAGGCAAAGCGTTCGTGAGCAACCAATACGCGGAGAGCGTTTCGGTTTTCGACGTCTCGACCCTCCAGACGCTTGCCACGATTCCGGTCGGCGAGTATCCGGAAGGCGTAGGGGTGTCTACGGACCAGACCAAGATCTACGTGGCGAACTGGTTCTCGAACGCGATGTCTGTGATCGACGTCGCGACCTTGAAGGTCGAAAAATCGTTTGATGTCGGTGATGGGCCGCGCGCGTTCGGCGCTTTTATCCGCGCAACGCCTGTGCAAGCAAAGCCCTAA
- a CDS encoding response regulator — MRILYVDDEADIREIVGMSLGLDPDITVETVSSGAEALAAVDARLPDVILLDVMMPDMDGPTTLFRLRERPDTREVPVVFMTARTQGREIERFKTLGALGVIAKPFNPITLASDLRALLAQALRG; from the coding sequence TTGAGAATCCTCTACGTCGACGACGAGGCTGACATCCGTGAGATCGTGGGTATGTCGCTTGGGCTCGACCCCGACATCACGGTGGAAACCGTGTCGTCCGGCGCTGAAGCTTTGGCCGCCGTCGACGCGCGTCTTCCGGATGTCATCCTCCTGGACGTGATGATGCCAGACATGGATGGTCCGACGACGCTGTTCCGGCTAAGGGAGCGCCCGGATACTCGTGAGGTTCCGGTGGTCTTCATGACCGCTCGGACGCAAGGGCGCGAGATCGAACGGTTCAAGACGCTTGGAGCGCTGGGCGTGATCGCCAAACCGTTCAATCCAATTACGCTGGCTTCGGATCTTAGGGCTTTGCTTGCACAGGCGTTGCGCGGATAA
- a CDS encoding DUF1810 domain-containing protein, whose translation MSVDPFNLDRFLSAQEPIYATALDELRAGKKRSHWMWFVFPQLSGLGTSPTAAFYGVVSIEEAQAYLAHPTLGPRLVESFEATLEHADRGLRDIFGSPDDMKFRSSATLFAQASLDGGVFERALDAFCAGERDRKTLELLAKTAGR comes from the coding sequence ATGTCCGTTGATCCGTTCAATCTCGATCGCTTCCTCTCCGCGCAGGAGCCGATCTACGCAACGGCGCTCGACGAACTGCGAGCGGGGAAGAAACGCAGCCATTGGATGTGGTTCGTGTTTCCTCAGCTCAGCGGTCTCGGGACCTCCCCGACGGCGGCTTTCTACGGCGTCGTTTCGATCGAGGAAGCGCAGGCCTACCTCGCGCACCCCACGCTCGGCCCACGCCTGGTGGAGAGCTTCGAAGCCACGCTGGAACATGCCGACCGCGGGCTGCGCGACATCTTCGGATCGCCGGACGACATGAAGTTCCGCTCGTCGGCGACCCTGTTCGCGCAGGCGAGCCTCGACGGCGGCGTCTTCGAACGCGCGCTCGACGCGTTCTGCGCCGGAGAGCGTGACCGAAAGACGCTCGAGCTTCTGGCCAAAACGGCGGGCCGCTAA